TGCGTGGCTCAGGTGCCTACGCGGGTAAGTACGCAGCCGCAGTCGCGGGCTACCGGGTCGGTCCTGATTACATCGAGACCCACCGCGCCTTCGTAGCCGTCGGCGCCGACGAGCCCGGAGGCCAGGTCCTCGGGTTCTACTCCCTCGTCCTCGCTCCACCGGAGCTCGACCTGCTGTTCGTCGCTGACGAAGCGCAAGGACGGGGTATTGGACGACTGCTCGTCGCGCACATGCAGTCCGAGGCCCGTGCCGCCGGGCTCGACCGTGTCAAGGTCGTGTCGCATGTTCCCGCCGAGGACTTCTACCACCGCGTCGGTGCAGTGCGGACCGGGACCGCGCTCGCGAACCCGCCCGCCGTGCCGTGGGACCGTCCCGAATTCGAGTTTCGCATTCCTTCGGAATGACGCGGTGCCGGTGCAGGGCACCGGCTTCGCCTGCATGGTGGCCGGCATGCAGGACCGCTGGACGCCGCGCGCTCCGTGTGTGCCGTCGCCTCTGCCCTGGCGGGGTGATCGCCTGCGCCGGCGGCCTCCCCTCCCCGGCGATTCCCTCGCCTCAGGCACTCCCAGGACCATCGAAATCGCGTACACCTCGGCTCGCTCCACACACGATCGAGGCCGGACGCGTGAATACGTAGTTCACACAACCCTGATCTGCAAGACGAAGTGGCCACAGTCCACCGTCAGCGCTGTAGGGGGTGATGTCTTGCCAGCGCAGCCATCAGCGCAAGTGGAAGTAGTCACAGACCTTGCCCCGTGGAGGTTGGCCGACCGGCGTCGGTACCGCCCGCGGGGGAGCGGATCGGCGGGAGGCTCCGGACAGGGGCATCAGAGCCTGACTGTCGTGGGTGTCGGCCAGGTCCGACTTGGCGTTCGGGTCGTCGTAGCCGTCGACGATGGCGATGGTCCTGCCGGAGCCGCTGGCGGAGGCGGCAGAGGTCAGGCCGTAGGCCGACTGCAGGTCGCTGGGGCCTAGCCGGTGGGGGAGTCCGCGGCGGCGTTCGGCCGGACGGTCTGGGTTGCGATGCCCTTCTTCGCCGCATGCTCTTCCGCGACGGCGAAGTCGGCGAGGGCGATGAGGACGCCGTGGCCCAAGCCACCCGCATCCCCCCTAGCCTGCTGGCCCAGCGCATCGAGCAGCTCACCGGGCAGATCGATGAGCTGAAAATCAGCGCCTGACCCGGCTCGTCGAACGCCACGCCCCGCAACTGCTCACGCCGGTGGGCATCGGCCCGCCAGCGTCCCCCCGTTATAGGGGCGTCCGTGATACGTGAGAGGGTCTGAGGCGTGAGTGAGACACCGTCGAACACCCTGCAATACCGCTTTGACGGGCCGGAAGAGGCTCCCGTCCTGATCTTGGGTCCCTCACTGGGTACCACATGGCACATGTGGGACCGCCAGATCCCCGAGCTGATCAAGCAGTGGCGCGTCTTCCGCTTCGATATGCCCGGACACGGCGGCGCTCCCGCGTACCCGGTGGGCTCGGTCACGGACCTCACCACACGGCTGCTGACCACCCTCGAAGCGCTCGGCGTGCAGCGCTTCGGCTACGCGGGCTGCGCCCTCGGCGGCGCGGTCGGCATCGAGCTGGCCCTGCGCCACCCCGAGCGGCTCGCCTCCCTCGCGCTGATCGCCGCCTCGCCCCGCTTCGGCACGGCCGACGAGTTCCGGCAGAGAGGGGTGATCGTCCGGACGAACGGGCTCGACCCCATCGCCCGCACGGCCCCCGACCGCTGGTTCACCGGCGGGTTCGCCGCCGCGCAGCCCGCGATCACCGAGTGGGCCGTGCAGATGGTGCGCACCACCGACCCCGGCTGCTACATCGCCGCCTGCGAGGCGCTCGCCTCGTTCGACGTCCGGGCCGAGCTCGGACGCGTGGGCGTGCCGACCCTGGTCCTCGTCGGATCGGACGACCAGGTCACCGGCCCCGCCGAGGCCCGCACCCTGGTCGCCGGCATCCCGGACGCCCGCCTCGCCGTCGTGCCCGGCGCCTCCCATCTGGTTCCGGTGGAGCAGCCCGCGGCCGTCACCGACCTGCTGGTGCGGCACTTCTCCACCGCATGGCAGCCCGTCTTCGAGACCTCCACCGGCCAGACCGCCCTGCCCGCGGCCGCCGTCAAGCCGGTCCTGTCCGCCGCCCCCTCCCAGCCGGTCCAGACCGGGCCCGTCGCCGAGATCGCCCCGGTCGTACCACAGCAGCCCCAGGGACGGCCCGATCCCTACGACGCCGGGCTCAAGGTCCGCCGCGAAGTGCTGGGCGACGCGCACGTCGACCGGGCGCTGGCGCAGGCCGACGAGTTCTCCGGGGACTTCCAGGAGTTGATCACCCGCTACGCCTGGGGTGAGATCTGGGACCGCCCCGGCCTCGACCGGCGCACCCGCAGCTGCGTCACACTCACCGCCCTGGTCGCCGGCGGCCACCTGGACGAGCTGGCCTTCCACACCAGAGCGGCGCTGCGCAACGGACTCACCCCGGGCGAGATCAAGGAAGTGCTGCTCCAGGCGGCCGTCTACTGCGGGGTCCCGGCGGCGAACAGCGCGTTCAAGGTCGCCCAGCAGGTCATCCGCGAGGAGACCACGCCCCAGGAGTGAGTGAGTCCGCGGGGGAGCGCGGAGGCAGGATGGAATCATGAAGCTCACGAAGAAGTCGCACTCCTGCGTCCGCCTCGAGAAGGACGGCCGCACCCTCGTCCTCGACCCCGGCGGGTTCAGCGAGGAGGACGCCGCGCTCGGCGCGGACGCGATCCTCGTCACCCACGAGCACCCCGACCACTTCGACGAGTTCCGGCTGCGCGCCGCGATGGAGGACAACCCGGCCGCTCGGATCTGGACCCTGAAGTCCGTCGCCGAGAAGATCTCCTCGGCGTTCCCCGGCCGCGTGCACACCGTCGGCCACGGCGACACCTTCACCGCCGCCGGCTTCGAGGTCCAGGTCCACGGCGAGCTCCACGCGGTGATCCACCCGGACATCCCGAGGATCACCAACGTCGGCTTCCTCGTCGACGGCGGCAAGGTCTTCCACCCCGGCGACGCCTTCACCGTTCCCGGCCACCGGGTCGAGACGCTGATGCTCCCGGTGATGGCCCCCTGGAGCAAGATCTCGGAGGTGATCGACTACGTCCGCGAGGTCAGGCCGCAGCGCGCCTACGACATCCACGACGCCTACCTCACCGATCTCGCCCGCCCGATCTACGACCGCCAGATCGGGCAGCTCGGCGGCTCGGAGCACCTGCGGCTGACATCTGGGGACTCCGCCGAGGTCTGAGGCTCCAGGGCACCGGGCCGCGTTGTCAGACCCGCCGGGTAGGTTGTGGGACATGCGCATCGCGACCTGGAACGTGAACTCGATCACCGCCCGCCTGCCGAGGCTCCTGGCCTGGCTGGAGAGCAGCGGCACGGACGTGCTGTGCCTCCAGGAGGCCAAGGTCGCCGAGGACCAGTTCCCGACGGAGCAGCTGCGCGAGCTGGGCTACGAGGCGGCGGTCCACGCGACCGGCCGGTGGAACGGCGTGGCGGTGCTCTCCCGCGTCGGCATCGAGGACGTCGTCAAGGGCCTGCCCGGCGACCCCGGTTTCGACGGCTCGGTGGAGCCCCGCGCCATCTCGGCGACGTGCGGCCCGCTCCGCGTCTGGTCGGTCTACGTGCCGAACGGCCGTGAGGTGGACCACCCCCACTACGCCTACAAGCTCCAGTGGTTCGAGGCCCTCAAGGCCGCGGTCGCCGGAGACGCGTCCGGCAGCCGCCCCTTCGCGGTGATGGGTGACTACAACGTGGCGCCGACGGACGACGACGTCTACGACCGCGCGGCCTTCGAGGGCTCCACCCACGTCACCCCGGCCGAGCGCGCCGCCCTCGCCTCCCTGCGCGAGGCGGGCCTGTCCGACGTGGTCCCGCGGCCCCTGAAGTACGAGCAGCCGTTCACGTACTGGGACTACCGCCAGCTGTGCTTCCCCAAGAACCGCGGCATGCGCATCGACCTGGTGTACGCCAACCAGCCGTTCACGAAGGCGGTCAAGGACGCGTACGTGGACCGCGAGGAGCGCAAGGGCAAGGGCGCGTCGGACCACGCGCCGGTCGTGGTGGACCTCGACGTCTAGGAACTGTCTGCGCCGGGATCCGAACGACACCCCCTAGGACCGGAGCAGCCGCAGGTCGACCGAGTCCGCCAGGGCCGCCAGCCCGGCGTCGCCCGGGTGCAGATGATCCCCGCTGTCGTAGGCGGGCAGGATCCGGGACGGCCGCTGCGGGTCCCGAACCACCGCGTCGAAGTCGAGCACGCCGTCGAAGACCCCGCCGCCGCGGATCCACGCGTTCACCGCGACCCGCTCGGCGTCGACGGCGGCCGTGCAGCGTGCCTCGCCCTCGCACGGCAGGATCGTCGCCGCGAGCATCCTGACGCCCCGGGCGTGCCCGCGTGCCGCCAGCTCCCGCAGCCCCGCGATCACCTGCTCCGCCGAGGTGCCCCCGCGCACGTCGTTGACGCCTTCGAAGACGACCGCCGTCCGGGCCGACGGCTGGGCGAGAACGTCCCGGTCGAACCGGTGCAGGGCGCTCACCCCGGCCGCGTCCGTGGACACCCCGTCGCCGGGATACCGGTCGGTGACCACGCGGTTGCCCGAGATGCCCTGGTTCAGTACGCCGTAGCGCGGGACCGTGGTCTGCTTCAGCAGCCGGCCGGCCAGCACGTCCGGCCACCGCCGGTTCGCGTCCACCGTGGACTTGTCGCCGTCGGTGATGGAGTCCCCGAGCAGCACGACGGACCCGGGGCCGCCGCTCACGTCGACCCCGGCGAGCAGCGGCCAGCTGGTGATCACCGATGTGTACGCGTCCGCGGAGCCGTCCGCCGCGTGGTCGCCCGGCCCGCTGACGTACGACCGCTGCTGCGCGAGCCGGTGCACGGGCGCCGCCGCCACCGTGCCGGGCAGGTGGAAGCTCACCAGCAGGTTGGCGCCCGCCGGGACGGCGAAGCCCAGCGGATCGCTGTACGCCTGCGCCCCGGCCGGGATCTCCACGTCCCCCGCGCCGCCGAAGGACAGCGGCACCGGCGTCCCGCGTGCCGCCGCGCCCGACGCCTGCACGGCGACCGTCGCGCTGCCGATCCGTACCGGCGCCGCCGCGAAGGTGTTGTCGAACCGCACCCGCACCCGGGGCCCGCCGGCCGACGTGTGCACCACGAGCCGCAGGGTCCGGTCCGTCCAGGGCCCGACCGGGGTGTAGCCGGAGGTGGACGTCGTCCAGCTGCCCGTCCAGCCCCGCGTCGCGGTCCGGACCGACACCGCGAAGACGTGCAGCCCGGCCGCGCGCGGCAGCCGGACCGAGGCGACCGGGCGTCCCGGTGCCAGCGGCACCGTCACGACGTACAGGCGGGCTCGCTCGGCGAGTTGCCCGCCGGGCGTGTTGATGTGCGGCAGGGCCACCGCCTTCGTGGCGAGCGGCCCGGTGCGCCAGTCGGGCGCGCTCAGCCGGTACCCGGAGCGGGTGCCGTTCGCGTACGTGATCACGCCCGGGCCGCCCACCTCGGCGCCGGACGTGCCCGCCACCAGGAAGGCGAGGGCGTCCCCACGCCCCGTGACGTGAACGTCCTGGCCGGCCGCGCGGACGTTGTCCGGCTCGCCGGGCTGCCGCCGCGGCCAGGTCAGCCGGGCCCCCTGGACGGTGAGTCCGCGGCCGGGCGTCCAGCCCGCGGAGTTGAGGTCCCGCGCCGACAGGGAGGCACCGGCACCGTCGAAGTCGGCCTGCCCGGGCCGGTCGTCGTCGCTGACGGCGACGTTGTCGAACAGCCGCTCAAGCGGCACCGGCGCGGCCCGCCGCTCCTCGACGGCCTGCGCCGGGACCGCCGGCGCCAGAGACCCGCACAGGGCCAGAACGACCAGGATCCCCCGGACACATCGGCGCACGGCCGACTCCTCCCGCTCATCGACACACGACGCACCAAAACGAAACGCACGGACGGGACAGAAGACGCGACGAAAGCCGAGGCGTACGACGCACGGTGAAACTAGGGAGACACCAGGGACCCGTCAACGAGCCGTGCGCGAACTCGGCGTGAACTCGTCAGGAATCGGCAGCCCGCGCGCCTGTGGTGCGTACGGCGGTACGAATGACACGCTGGGCGTATGAACATCCCTTTCCTGGGCAACCGGCGCCGGAAGCTCGGGGTTCCCGATCCGGCAGGCATCGCGGAACTCCTCGCGGAGTGTGAACTGCTGCGCTCCCAGGCGTCCCGGGCGGGTGTCCGGCTGGACGACTCGGCGGCCTCGCTGGAGGCGCTGGACCAGCTCGTACCACTCTGGCGGGACGACGAGGAGACCCTGACCTGGCTCGGCAACGACGCCGGGCTCTACCTGGGCACGGTCATCGTGCGCACCGTTCCGGGAGCCGCCTGGGAGATCCGGTCCGACGGGCAGCCCGTCGTGCGGCTCACCTCCGGCCGGGAGTTCGACGTCGTGGAGTCCGGCCACGAGTGGGCCGCGAACGGGGTGCCCGAGCTGTCCCAGCTGTACGCGGAAGTCGCGGAGTCGTGAGTCCCATGGCCACAACCTTTGGCCCAAAGTTCGCCGTAAATACGGCTAATGATCGAAAAGTGCGTGTCGCCCGACAAGTCCGATCTTGCCTGGATACGTTGCGGCAACCACCACACAGCTGAGAGTGAGTAGGGCTGAGCATGGCCGTCGATCCGCTGATCGAGCTGCGTGACGTCAACAAGCACTTCGGGGAGCTGCATGTCCTCCAGGACATCAACCTCACCGTCGGCAGGGGGGAGGTGGTCGTGGTCATCGGCCCGTCGGGGTCGGGAAAGTCCACCCTGTGCCGGGCGATCAACCGTCTGGAGACCATCGAGTCCGGACAGATCATCCTCGACGGGCAGCCGCTGCCGGAGGAGGGCAAGCCCCTCGCGCGGCTGCGCGCCGACGTCGGGATGGTGTTCCAGGCGTTCAATCTCTTCGCCCACAAGACCGTCCTTCAGAACCTCTCCCTGGGGCAGGTCAAGGTGCGCGGGCGCAAGAAGGAGGACGCCGACAAGCGCTCCCGTGAACTGCTCGACCGGGTTGGCGTCGCCGACCAGGCGGACAAGTATCCGGCGCAGCTCTCCGGCGGCCAGCAGCAGCGCGTGGCCATCGCCCGCGCCCTGGCCATGGAGCCCAAGGCGATGCTCTTCGACGAGCCGACCTCGGCCCTGGACCCGGAGATGATCAACGAGGTGCTGGAGGTCATGAGGCAACTGGCCCGTGACGGCATGACCATGATCGTCGTCACGCACGAGATGGGCTTCGCCCGCTCGGCCGCCAACCGCGTCGTCTTCATGGCCGACGGCCGGATCGTCGAGGACCGCACCCCCGACGAGTTCTTCATCAACCCCACCAGCGACCGCGCCAAGGACTTCCTCTCCAAGATCCTCAAGCACTGAACGGGCGGGCACCGGACGGCTCATCGCATCGGACCTCGACTACGATGTGCCCTTCATCCCTGTCGGAGAGGGGGACTTCGCCGAATTCCGCCGATCCCGCCCGGGATGAGCAGACCGCCCGCCCGGTCCGCGGGCCACTCCCACCGGGTACGGCCCCCACGGCCCTGGCGGCCACGGGGGTGGCGGTTCACATCGGCCATGCCCGTCCGGCAGCAGCCGGAGATCACTGCTCGCGCAGCGGAACCGACACGTACGACGGGTCGTTCGCCGGCGAGGAGAAGGTCAGCTGCGCGCCGGACGGGTTGTGCTCGATGTACAGCGGGTCGACCGTGTCGACGACCAGGGCGA
This region of Streptomyces caelestis genomic DNA includes:
- a CDS encoding SGNH/GDSL hydrolase family protein, with protein sequence MRRCVRGILVVLALCGSLAPAVPAQAVEERRAAPVPLERLFDNVAVSDDDRPGQADFDGAGASLSARDLNSAGWTPGRGLTVQGARLTWPRRQPGEPDNVRAAGQDVHVTGRGDALAFLVAGTSGAEVGGPGVITYANGTRSGYRLSAPDWRTGPLATKAVALPHINTPGGQLAERARLYVVTVPLAPGRPVASVRLPRAAGLHVFAVSVRTATRGWTGSWTTSTSGYTPVGPWTDRTLRLVVHTSAGGPRVRVRFDNTFAAAPVRIGSATVAVQASGAAARGTPVPLSFGGAGDVEIPAGAQAYSDPLGFAVPAGANLLVSFHLPGTVAAAPVHRLAQQRSYVSGPGDHAADGSADAYTSVITSWPLLAGVDVSGGPGSVVLLGDSITDGDKSTVDANRRWPDVLAGRLLKQTTVPRYGVLNQGISGNRVVTDRYPGDGVSTDAAGVSALHRFDRDVLAQPSARTAVVFEGVNDVRGGTSAEQVIAGLRELAARGHARGVRMLAATILPCEGEARCTAAVDAERVAVNAWIRGGGVFDGVLDFDAVVRDPQRPSRILPAYDSGDHLHPGDAGLAALADSVDLRLLRS
- a CDS encoding DUF6278 family protein; translated protein: MNIPFLGNRRRKLGVPDPAGIAELLAECELLRSQASRAGVRLDDSAASLEALDQLVPLWRDDEETLTWLGNDAGLYLGTVIVRTVPGAAWEIRSDGQPVVRLTSGREFDVVESGHEWAANGVPELSQLYAEVAES
- the pcaDC gene encoding bifunctional 3-oxoadipate enol-lactonase/4-carboxymuconolactone decarboxylase PcaDC, producing the protein MSETPSNTLQYRFDGPEEAPVLILGPSLGTTWHMWDRQIPELIKQWRVFRFDMPGHGGAPAYPVGSVTDLTTRLLTTLEALGVQRFGYAGCALGGAVGIELALRHPERLASLALIAASPRFGTADEFRQRGVIVRTNGLDPIARTAPDRWFTGGFAAAQPAITEWAVQMVRTTDPGCYIAACEALASFDVRAELGRVGVPTLVLVGSDDQVTGPAEARTLVAGIPDARLAVVPGASHLVPVEQPAAVTDLLVRHFSTAWQPVFETSTGQTALPAAAVKPVLSAAPSQPVQTGPVAEIAPVVPQQPQGRPDPYDAGLKVRREVLGDAHVDRALAQADEFSGDFQELITRYAWGEIWDRPGLDRRTRSCVTLTALVAGGHLDELAFHTRAALRNGLTPGEIKEVLLQAAVYCGVPAANSAFKVAQQVIREETTPQE
- a CDS encoding GNAT family N-acetyltransferase; the encoded protein is MSSRTSPICRPITIRRAVARDAKRLTRLVRGSGAYAGKYAAAVAGYRVGPDYIETHRAFVAVGADEPGGQVLGFYSLVLAPPELDLLFVADEAQGRGIGRLLVAHMQSEARAAGLDRVKVVSHVPAEDFYHRVGAVRTGTALANPPAVPWDRPEFEFRIPSE
- a CDS encoding exodeoxyribonuclease III — encoded protein: MRIATWNVNSITARLPRLLAWLESSGTDVLCLQEAKVAEDQFPTEQLRELGYEAAVHATGRWNGVAVLSRVGIEDVVKGLPGDPGFDGSVEPRAISATCGPLRVWSVYVPNGREVDHPHYAYKLQWFEALKAAVAGDASGSRPFAVMGDYNVAPTDDDVYDRAAFEGSTHVTPAERAALASLREAGLSDVVPRPLKYEQPFTYWDYRQLCFPKNRGMRIDLVYANQPFTKAVKDAYVDREERKGKGASDHAPVVVDLDV
- a CDS encoding amino acid ABC transporter ATP-binding protein, with amino-acid sequence MAVDPLIELRDVNKHFGELHVLQDINLTVGRGEVVVVIGPSGSGKSTLCRAINRLETIESGQIILDGQPLPEEGKPLARLRADVGMVFQAFNLFAHKTVLQNLSLGQVKVRGRKKEDADKRSRELLDRVGVADQADKYPAQLSGGQQQRVAIARALAMEPKAMLFDEPTSALDPEMINEVLEVMRQLARDGMTMIVVTHEMGFARSAANRVVFMADGRIVEDRTPDEFFINPTSDRAKDFLSKILKH
- a CDS encoding MBL fold metallo-hydrolase, with the translated sequence MKLTKKSHSCVRLEKDGRTLVLDPGGFSEEDAALGADAILVTHEHPDHFDEFRLRAAMEDNPAARIWTLKSVAEKISSAFPGRVHTVGHGDTFTAAGFEVQVHGELHAVIHPDIPRITNVGFLVDGGKVFHPGDAFTVPGHRVETLMLPVMAPWSKISEVIDYVREVRPQRAYDIHDAYLTDLARPIYDRQIGQLGGSEHLRLTSGDSAEV